cccattgaccccaatgggACTTTGGCCAATTCACACCAGGTGGAGATCTGgcctattgactccaatggagtgcTGGCTGATTCATCCCAGCCCTGTCTTTTCCAATCTCTAGCTTCCAACAACCACCCACAGAGAAATTTTCTCCAAGGTTCCCTGAACCCATCACTGACCGGAGCCGACCCAAAAACGATGGAGAACGAAACCTCAGCTCAGCCCAGTCCTAAAGGAAGCGGATGCAGCGACTTGGAGGAGTTCCGCTCTCATCTGCGGCAACATTTGTGTTATACACAAAACAGCCAGCTAGCAGGTAACCCCAGCTCATGCTGCCTCCCGCAGTCACTGTTACAGGCACTGACTGTTCCCAAAGCAGAGCCGCTCTCGCAccccctcttctctcccatcCCTTCTGATCTGTTTAATATCTCCAGGGACACTCAGCCTCAGCAGTGACAGCGAGTAACTGCAGACTTGAATCATTCCGGCAACTTTAATAGAATCCTGTCGTTTAGCTGTCATGGGACCAAGAGACGCTGAGATGGCCCCGGCCCCAACAAGTTCACAGTGTAAATAGACAAAACActcagaaggggaaactgaggcacaggacagGCCATGACCTGCCCAAGGACGCAGCAGGCTAGTGACAGGGCCCAGAATAGAACACGGCTCTTCTGAGCCCTAGGTCGGGGTCTCAACCACAAGACCAACCTTCATTCTAATGCCCACCAGAGCTCTGCGCCTCTATATTATCCTTCACCTGAAAGATGGCACCGCCTGGGGAACAGCATCTGGTATGGAGTCAAGAGCCCCCCACTACTGAgtcacacacccctcctccctgctgcacagcaccccctagttcAATGGGACCGGGGTGAGCCCTGACTGTGAGcggagagcgccccctacagagtcccccatcccactccctgcagcacagcgtccCCCAGTGCTGGAGTCTTGGGGTCAGCCCTGCGTGTGAGCAGCCACGAACCCCAATCTCATTCCCTACAGTGTCCTCTAGCCCCACACTGGGGCCTTGGGAACAGCACGGACTGCAGAGAGAGAACGCCTCCTACCGagcccccacactgctccctgcagcacagcgccccctgctgctgggacatTGGGGTCCAGCCCGACTGATGTTTTAGTCTTGCCCACATACTGATCCCATCTCGCCCACATACTCACCTCGTCTCTGCCGCTAGGCCCCAGTCCTGGGTTCAGTAAAGCCCTGAGCATGAAGGCTCCATGCATCTCTGTAAAGGTGGTCAGCCCTGTTCAGAATGATCATTAACGACACCtctcttccatttccccctccagaGAGTTCCAGCTGCAAACTCTGCCCCAAGGACTGGCTGCTGCATGGGAACAAGTGTTACTGGTTTTCTACAGCGATTAAAACCTGGGAGTGGAGCCGTGACGACTGTTTAATGAAGAGAGCACAACTGCTAGTGATCGATGACCGGGAGGAGATGGTAAAGAACGTGCTATATTCAACTGCAGGATGTGTGTTGCTATTAATTACAGCTGGTCCAAAATCACAGTTTTCCCTCCAGTGGCAAATTAAAGAAACATTTTGGTACTTTTTGCAATAAACTTTTGTTGTGAAAATGAAACCAACTTTTCGTTTCAGTTGTATAAAACTGAAATATGTCGAATTTTTTTCTCATTCCCCTCCCTTTTCTCCCCTACTGAATCCAACAGACTGAGTCATGTCCCTAGTAGATTTGTCTGCCCCTTGACCTTGACCATGGTTGAGATGAGGTCCCATGTGCACAGCAAGCAACTGGGCCAGCGAATCAGAGCATGTTCTGGTCACTCTGACATGTCGTCCATTTCACAGGCGTCCATAGGGAATATTACACGGGACCAACATCAGGTGTGGATTGGACTTAACATCACATCCCCAGGGAGGACGTGGACCTGGCAGGACGGATCCCCGTTAAATCAAACATTGTGAGTGATTCCTCATTAGGATTTTGATCAGTCTACAATAAATAAACCAGTTATCAAGAGTTTTGTcctggatttcaatggggccaggatttcacacacacTGGTTTATGGTATAGGGCCCTAATCCTAAAATGCTTCTAGACGTGCTTAATGTTAACTCTCCTTGAAGCCAATGGGGTGACTCACGTGAGTCAAG
The window above is part of the Chrysemys picta bellii isolate R12L10 chromosome 12, ASM1138683v2, whole genome shotgun sequence genome. Proteins encoded here:
- the LOC122172125 gene encoding killer cell lectin-like receptor subfamily F member 1, coding for MAGETVYAYLNIPGDPSSRGKVAPSQHHNRPRCPYWHWLALGLTLAGNVVLLGVVTALAVQASNNHPQRNFLQGSLNPSLTGADPKTMENETSAQPSPKGSGCSDLEEFRSHLRQHLCYTQNSQLAESSSCKLCPKDWLLHGNKCYWFSTAIKTWEWSRDDCLMKRAQLLVIDDREEMASIGNITRDQHQVWIGLNITSPGRTWTWQDGSPLNQTLFPVLDPNNENNCGSVKKNKIDSEICQTELKWICQKAAVLV